The Perca flavescens isolate YP-PL-M2 chromosome 8, PFLA_1.0, whole genome shotgun sequence DNA window gaaaaaaaaaaacttcaaaattgAGCAGCTCTCAAACCGAGCACCTCCACATACATACTTGAAATAAAATGCATGCCCACGTATAAACTACACACTCATACGCTCAATCTGGCCTCAGATCCGGCTACAAAGTTTGTGAAAGTAAAACCTGGGATTGTCAAAGCTCCCTTGTACATGATGGGAGcatgggggtggtggtgggggggtgaCTCTAAATCTAGCTTTCCATATTAACAAGGGGCTCCACTGGGTCCTGTGCTGCATAGAGTCTTGATTACTTAATTGATCTAAttatggaaagaaaataaagtggaGAAACTCTGGCCCTCTAGGAATTAGGCTACAGACTCCCAGTGGTGTTTTAAGGGAGCGATGACTTGTGTTTCATTCCTATTTCTGACTCGAGCGCCACGTTTCTCACATGCAAGGGTAAAGAGGGGCCGCAAGTAGGAATTCAAGGCACCGCCACCCTCATGACGaagcaagaagaagaaaaaaacctcCGCCATATTTGCAAGTGCTCTAGTCGCCCTGACGGTGACAGAGACAATCAAACACAAGAGGATGGGGAAGCGCTCAAGTCCTTGATGGACGACAACGGAAACTCTTTCGGTAAACAGGCATTCCTCTCTGTAGAAATTTCATGCacacatttctcttttttcttcatcctcttcttCTCAGGATATGGTGCTTTGAGGTAATAATGTATCCATTTCATTTCCAAAAAAGGATGAACCGTCACAGGGCAAGGACTCAACCAATTCCAGCGAGCACCCATATAAACTGAGGGGATTAAACGACGCCTCTCCGTCCCCttcatttcacaaaatgaaaaaagaaaaaatcataaaagcaGCAAAGAATGGCATTTCCACAATTTCTAATATAAAGGAAGCTACccaaatatacatataaagtTTGAATAAATACTATCAGATATAgttgtatttctttcttttacagtCCATGTtgtcttttgtgtttgtacGTAGGTATACAGTATTCATGTTACCTGGGAAATAATCCACATGTGCAAATAAGTTTGTTATTGCCAGTTTTTGCTCATCATATTCGGGGTAGGAAGTGCGTTACAGTCATGGCAGTGGTGGCCTTGTTGCCCCTCTTGACGCGGCCATGCTTGCTGAGCGCTATGTAGAAGCGTCTGTAGACCAGAGACTCGTAGGCGTTGTAGTTGTTGGGGAGCATGCTCTCCTTGAACTTGCACTCGTCATGGAAGACTGTctggagaggacagagagacagacagcgtGCGTTTGGATCAACTCATCAAGAAACGGACTGATTGTAGTCGGAGGCTATGGTggcagaacataaaaaaaaaagttctttaaAAAGATTCTGTGCCATGCACAAAAATATAAAGCTAAATTTAGATGAAACACAGCAATGGGAACAATGAATTAACATTTTGCCAATGTAGAGTTACCTTTGTGCAATCTCCAGGCAGCATTTACAGCTCTTAGATTTCAGGTTTATTGAGTTTGTTCCTCTGAAATATGTATTCGTTTTTCATCAACGTTATTGAACTATTCACAGTGGGCCAAAATCTGCGGATATTTAACACACAGGAATTTCTTTTCGagtgatggaagaagtattcagatcctttacttaagtaaaagtactaataccacactgtacaaaatactctgttacaagtaaaagtcctgctttgAAAATGGTACTTGAGTGAAAGTATGTGAATATCATcatgaaaatgtacttaaagtattaaaagtaaaaatactccatgcagaaaaatcacattttagaaactggaaacgatccaaactggtgatcaactaagtgtttatgtggtctaatcatttcagatggacttgtaggcctatatattgttgggtagttttaaTTTACAAtgaaacatattttataaactacatgtattttgtgtgcaaaaatcgtAATTTGTAGAGTACAGAGTCTCTGCatgtttcaccaagtcaaatttaagactttttaaaatatttttaagaccattatggaTGATATTTAAGACCTTTAACACAACATGATCTAAGCCCCAAATTCAGATTTTTCATGCCAAGTATCGTTACATTTGCACTTCGccatagctgaagaataaaatctgttttatgtctgtggtacagTCGGGAAGAGACTCACGCCAATAACactgaatctgattggctgcaatgtaaattgttggtctcatttgtagtcgtgaTACAgcgaaattatatttggactagcgaaagaaagaactacaacgcctcagaataataatcaaaaaataGCATCAGAGGTAGCGTTACATGGACGTAGAAAAATTAagacatgtttaaaattatttaagacctagaacacaatacttcagcgaACTTAAGACTTTTTAACCTTCTTTCACAACCTTCTCCCGGTGAAAGCGCCCTGGAAtggcagtcaaacccgtaacttactacccgtgaactcgtaccagatcgttgtactcccagttacagtttttgacgtcacacacacataaacaacaatggcgacccctgttgatgctgtacagacgccgatGATTAGCGgggagaaatataaataaatagacataaataggcaacgtaaaagtaattccgcacattgtaatcaaaacaatacacatacgattgtgtactactaccggttatgtttattaaatggagcccaaaatatgtcggcaactagaaatcgctagtatcagctagcgctagctaatgtcaacgctagctagaagggtttgccatgactttgcctggaacgcagcattagttccattccaccactgctattCACAGAAAGATTGATACCAGTTTAGATACGAGagcggtatcaatcttctccATCTGACTTGGCaagaaagttttccaaaatgtcaaactattcctttaaaattaaaacactaAACTCTGATATTTAAATggaaaaaagacacatttaggCACTTTAAATACAGTAAACGTTTATACAAATGCTAAAATAAACGAAATCAGGAAGAGTTTAGGTATAAGATCATCTCTGTGGAGAACATATGACTGGTGTGCTACAGCGCTGACAGTGCACGGCTTGTACAGTGTACAGCAGCGGAGCAAACACTCTCCATCAGAGGCCACATGGCCTAATTCAATCTCTTATCAGATCATGAGCCCCGCTCACAAGCTAACGCTTCATCACTCATGACCAGATAACCGACTCCCATTGTGTCTGTCAAATATGTTGGCCCCAGCGAGCAAACCAGCGGCCATGTGTCAGCAGCAGGGCTCTGCTAAACACAATGGTtcctccccccccaccacctGGGACATGTGTAGATATTAATAGCTGTCACTGCTCCAGAAGCAAAGCTCCAGTAATTTTACCAAAACATCTTATCCGCTGAGGATATATGGATTTCTCAGCATTGTTACAGGCCTGTCAGTTTATTTCCTTCAGGTTTTAAAGGATACAACTCCCTTAACAAAGCATTTTCATGGGGCTATAATTAATACTAAAATGAAGTGTCCCACAGATTCCCAGTGGGCTATACATTTTTTATCAGTGTGTGAACTGAAGTTCCCAAAGGCCTTAATTTGATCCTGCTGCTTAATATAAAATGCTGCTGGCAGCTTACACCATATATGTAAGTACTCTACCAAATGCACTGTATCAAATTCAAACGCAGATCTATAATATACGATCCATATTtcaaaacatgcaacacattcAGCAGCAGGATCAAAGTAAGGCCTTTGGAAACTTAAAGTCCCAttttcaaaatctgtgttgcccgttcacaaacgtgtcctttttcatgaatatttaccaccaccatcaattccaagtattcctattggcttgaaattttacatttgcattcgcatgaactggggtagacgctccatattcatgctccatcttgaaatacgttagccggtaagggacatacaggacacactgctccgcctttcacgttttcacctgtcacatgataaactcccaggtgctgctaatgctactaatgggtatcgtagctttcccggcccccggcaagtttgaagaaggaaacatggaggaccacacacgtattcaaaatccaaatttcagcaacaggagtcttcttcttcttcgcccagaaaaagaaaaaggatattgaaaagagcaagagaccagctttttgaagcgggaaggctaccgtagctgtaatacgtactttgaactgcgtggcgcaagagagttgattgcgatatatgatcaacgctagatgggacaAATTCCCACAcataggacctttaaattcacacactgaaaaaaaataaaatgttttgttaaGGGTGTGTACCTTAAAACCTGACAGGCAGGCCTGTAACAATGCTGAGAAATCCATATATCCTCACTGGTGCTCTTACACCTTGTACAACATATTGAATCTGTCAAAGCCCCATCACTGTTATTAAGCTATAGTGCGTGACAGGGCTTCCATGTTTTAAAGTCAGGTGTAAATTTAGAAAGCATCAAAGATATGTGAACAATCTAAAAAGCTGCTGTGCATTGAGGCCTCTTTAGAGTGCCACACCTCAAACATTACCACATTTTCACACAGTAGCATGTTTTGTATTGGATGCTTCTCAGAAATGTAACAAACACAACTGGATTTTGGTGAGAATAGCACATGACCATCAGGTTATGAGTTACAGGAAACATGTGGAAGTCAAACGTGTACATTTGTAGAAAGATTTCAAATTATTTCTGGTATACGCTACGAATCAAAATGCCTGTTTCAGATTTTCCGTTTAAAAAGGTGAGGGAAGCTGCTTGGCGGGTGAGTTGAGCCTTTGAGCCTTTTCCTCCCAGGATGTGTGTGATGTGCACTGCCCTTTAAAATAAACGCTTTGTCGTTAAAATCAATTCCCAGCTCTGCTGACAGCTTTCATTGCATCAGGGGGTtttccctccacacacacacacacacacaacacacacacaacacacacacacacacacacacacacacacacacacacacacacacacacacacacacacacacacacacacacacacacacacacacacacactacaggcgTGTGGACTGAACCCTGCATCTGTTAACCTCATCATTATTTACCCATAGGCCACCAGGCCAAGCAGCATTGCTTTAAATAGAGCTATGTCAATTCCTGATGAAATTAAAATATAGGGATCTCGCAACACTATGACTggcaaattattaaaaaaaataataataataataaaataaagaagcGGATCGAGCCGCAAGTGCGTCTTATTTTCAGGATCCCCGTGAACTAACATTGCTGGACAATAAATGAAATACTGTGCATACCTACCGTTCCGTATAACCTCCCACGGCTGTTCATTGCGACAAACAACTCACTCTTCACCCCATACAGGCTCACCACTCCTCTGTCCACCGTGGAGATCTCTATTAGACCTGGTGCAAGACAAAGAAGTGTTAACATTAGAGTGAGAATGAAAACACCAAGCGACTGATTTCAGTGTCCATCATGGTGACTGTATAGCATTGtgctctctccctttctctctctctctctctctctctctctctctctctctctctctgcgtctATGGGTGTAACCTTGCAGATTGCTGCGCAGCATGCCGAGCCTTTGTTCTGCATCTTTCACCCCATCTTAACACTTGAACCCCTGGCGCGTGTCAATTAAGCGCGTTCCGGTTAATGCAATAATTGCAGTAATTGCGTTGGCGTGCACGGCCATTGGTCTCTGGACCGCCCTCACAGGGCTGCGTAAAAATAAGTTGTGTCTAAAAGCGTCCATACATTCATGTCATGGCTGAGCTTTGGGAATGAGGGggaagaggggtgggggggaggtgggggggtgggggctcAGCACTGATggatacttcttttttttttttttttttttatagattttgtATTTGCCGTGGAAGACATTCAATTCTCCCTCAGAGCCAGATGACATATGATCATGCAGATGAATAGAGGGGAAAGACAGATCCATGCGTATTGACTCTGCCTCTCTGTTACGTCTATTGCATTAACATTGGTGGAGGTATAGAACTCACTGTACTGGTTTTCATTATGTGCACCGTTTATCCTGCCGTCGGGGAGGACCTGAAGGTGAAACCCGATGCCCACGTTGCAGTAGAGCCTCCGCACTCTTTTGATGCCCAGCAGATAGTCGCTCTCCCAGTTCAGCTCCGGTTTCTCCCCGGAGATTCCCAGCACGGAGCGGGAGAACAGGGTCTCCCATCGTTTCTCCAGCAAAGTTGCATTCGTCCTGACGCTCGGTAACGGGTACGCTGACACGATCCCCAGCAGAAAGCCCAGGAGGAGCGCCGCGGTCAGCGTCCAGTGCGGCGTGCCGGCCTCGCAGGACATACTGACGAGGAGCCTTTGCGCAACGGCCATCCGGTTTACCTTCGGGCCACGTGGTCGAAATTAATGACCCTAAAAATACCGCTGGTCTTGTTTTGCTTCCTTCGGCATGCTGGCTGAGGAGGGTTATTTTTGGAGCGCAGATCAGGGCTTTGGGCATGAAACGCAAGCCCCggtgcagaggaggagaggagacggGAGACCGCGCGGCAGAGCTGgaggtgatggtgatggtgatggtgatggcgAGGTTGGTGCTGGTGATTACCATGTTTTGCAGCTCCTCCgcgcccctctctctctatctctctctctctctccctctctctctctcttactctctctcttcccctctctgtGTCCCTCTCGGTATAAAGAGTTCGGAATAAATGCCCTTGCACTCAACAAAAACCCTGTTTCCTCCACCTCGCCAGGGCTATCGCATCCCTACATGACATCATGCTGACTTCACCGCTGGGACAATACAAGGGTAGAGAAAGGTGCTGAcagcaggggaaaaaaaagaccaagTGCGTGGAGAGTTGAGGAGAATAGCCTGCTGTCACTGCTGGACTGGAAAGGGGAGAAAGCTTATTGGTGGCGTTCAGCGGCCGTGGGACAAGATGGGGCACTCGGGCTGCTCCCAAATTGGGTGGGTGGTCATATGTCTGTCAGGCCCGCTTCCTTATTTAGAAGGAAGGTGTAAAAACAGGCCCACTTGTCACCGGAGAGCAATGGCTCTTGTGGTCCCACGTCTTCTGCTGTGCGCCGTTCAAGAACTTCCCCCCATGTGAATCTGGGGATTTCTGGGTTCAAAATGACGTTATCAGCTGGCCCAGAGAGCCAGTGGGGGGGTGCCAATAAAATAAGGGTTCAAGACCTCGGTGTCGGCCAGCATCCGCCCTGCTGCTGacgtgtccttgagcaagacaccgACTCCCCCACTCCCCCCTAGACTGGTATTTTAATAAAGTATCATATATGTTTTTTGTATAGTAGCCTACACCATAACCCGTGCATTCCCCATGGTGCATTGGCGAGAACTATGAGGAGCAAAGTGGAGAGGCCTGTCATGGAATGGCACACATTGTCAGCATGCCATTCCCTGCAACATGAAAGCCTATCGTCTTTTCCATGTAATAGATAATGCCAGCAGCAGCGTGCCCATGCGTCAGTGAGGCCAGTGCAGTTGCGCACCAGAAGCAGTCTCTTGCACACATCAATGCCTAAAGATTTCCAAAGGATGGCACCATTTCCAAGTTGATTTCAACCACTCCTGTACAGCCTTTAGCGTTCAGTGTCTGTTGGCCAAACTGCACAGAAATGTTTGGACATTTTTACGCAACAAGACACTCACTTAAAAATGCAGAGTACGAACAAAATGCACCTCAGATTAAATTCATTCAAAtagttaaaaatacaaaaaaataaatagacctctataatgttttataaGTTTATATACTGTGTTCGGAGATAATGTGTTAGTTataatttgacactataaataaaattgaattgaatgcaaTAATGACCAATAATTTATCAGctttttttaatattgaaaAGGGGAATGTGTTTCATAAAATTACTCACAGACATGTCATTAACAACGCagttcttttattttgtataaaatctaTTTGGTAACTGCATATTTATACACAATCTGATGGATGcattatgaaaatgaaatacaacTTTTAGTTATGGCTGAATGCATttatgacaaaaacacggaTGACTGAAATCGTATGACATAAACAGTgatttagaaaaacaaaccCTGATCAATCACATCAAAACACAATGACTTCTGGCCTTGACGAAATCGGACCATTGGCACTTTTTTTAGTTTGAGAGCAATAGAGACTGAAAACCACTGCACCCAACCCACAGTTAAACATATGGGTTTATCTGTTGAATTTAATAATAACACAGATCTCAGATAAGAAGAATCAAGTGGTTATAAGACCCAGATAAAGCAGTATTGACAAAATGATAAGGTTTTTTATCTGCACCagaaaaaaacccaacaaaGCATTTAAGTTGTGTGACAGGAATAACATGTTCAGCAGATACAGGCTATATTACCACAAGGAATTCTGATAAATTCAGTATTCTAATCTGGAATATGCTCGGTGATGTTACCAAAGGATAAAGTGGGTATGACAAAATAAATTATAGTTTGATGATGCTCGTATACCACATCTATACAAATAATTTACCCTTTTCACAGAAACAGCCTTCGCCCTTGCACCTCTGAAAGATGCTAAATAGTTTAATACGTGCTATTTTGTAATGAAagcataataaataaatacatatgtacaaaaaaatgtttgaaaaatgtaCAGGCACTTGTAAAATAACCTTTTCCTGACACTTCAGCTACTGCTAGACGATATTTTAACGGGGAATTTTGGGGTTAAAAAGGATAATTCAGTCGCTTTGGGTTCTCTGCTCTGCAAGTAGTGTCGACATTCTCTCCTGCTGAGCGCACCTCAGGAAATAAGATCCTTCGGGACTATTTGTATCTGCTGAGGCTAATTCTTCACCCCTCGTGTATAGTTTCAGACAACGTGGATACCAAATGTTTAAATTAACTCTCGTAGGGGTGGCTGAAGGCCATGACACAATGTAACGTACAGCAACATATGGGCCAGGCTAAAGTCAATACAGTTTATTATAACCGGTGTGAGAGAGAAGAACTTCTCACACACTCGAGACACaagcgaacacacacacacacacacacacacacacacacacacacacacacacacacacacacacacacacacacacacacacacacacacacatgcacacacacacatcaattcAGCTTGGCCTTCAGCTCATCAGTGCCTGCTCTCGCATCACTTTCAGTAACCAAATATTTCCGTTTACTGCATATCTTTTTTTGGTCTTTCAGGAACGGGTGCTTTGAAGTAAGCTTCAATcagaccccccacacacacacacacacacacgtttacatTTAGCATTATGTAACAAGCCCATCAATGTCCTAGATTGTCATTTGAGAATACAGCAAAACATGAAGATTTAGGCAGCAGGGAAAGTGTTTCATCAGTGGCATAAGGACAGAATGGGATACTAAAACAATGTACTAACCTGAGACAACTGTCCTGATCAGAAGCAGAGTTGGACAGCATGAGCAGTCCTCTAAACTAAAATTTGTATTAATTATCTAGACAGGAGGACATTTTTCCAGTCCCAGTAAACGGCTTCATTCTTAAACCACCACAGTCGATAACCTCACCTCAACAGGTTGCATAACAAACTTCCCATAGGGATATACAGTGAATTTgtatacaaaatatttacagcaAAACTGTTCATTAATTAATAGATGACGCTATGGGTGAAAGACAAAAGATAGGGCCCAACGTCAGAGCACAGCTGAATTTTTAAAAGGGGTACACATAAAGGTCTGAGCAGTTGTCACGGTGAGTGCGTGTGAAAACTGTCATATAATGTCCTCTGAGGCTCGGGACGAGCTTTgtcaagtctgagaaaataaccctgatggTGTCGTAGTGATGTCACCAGGGTTAGCTTGAGTTAGGCTTAAAGGTGCTCGAAGCGATGTcgcgcgttttttaggctacgacatttttttgtcacatacagcaaacatcttcTCACTATCCgcaagctgcctgtcccctagggctgggtatcgatcaaaatctttcgatccggttccaatttcgatacctcagtttcgatgccggttcctaacgatactttttttcgataccatatgttttaaaatccatttcaacatcaacaaaaatacattaaacacaattatcaaaatttttaaaattctggtaaaactgctcactcagagtaacattattaaaagtgccttgcctcgcaagctcagcctgtcagtcagtcatcagggcagagaaaccaccgttgtgcctgcttgtctaagaggaagtgtaacgttaacagcaccgcgaccgctttcggctcgccattaacatcacatcgcagcaaacgctgtctgcgtgaagttttaaaaaactgtaatgagcctacacttgaaaccaaccgtgactctctgtgacttcaacaaaactgcagacagtttactccatccgcacctctccgtgtgtgtgtgtgtgtgtgtgtgtgtgtgtgtgtgtgtgtgtcggtcggtcggagctccggtctgtgtcaatatgcagagaggacagataagcttgcgcttacgcgctcagacgcttttggaaccgaaatttggcaccgaaagataaataattttccgatactcataggattggaGTATGGagtactaaccctaaccctttttttcggtgccataaaagtatcgacgaaCAGTACCCAGACCtactgtcccctgaacacactgtaaaaaacgcagtctctgtagacagcccaggctccacaaacggcaacaaaaactgtgccaacctgcaccaccaaacataacaacgTTTTCccgccaataaccgacaagaaggattttggCGTGGGGGttaagggaggggaggggactagggatgaggaggagggagggaggggcgagctagcctccgttgtGTTTGACAGTACTTCGAATGTCAACAAGAtgtgacatcacccaacatcgcttagaccACCTTTAAGATTTCAAATGTTTGAAAGAAAAGCTGCATTACAAACTCCAGGCATGGAGTTTAAAAGATGATGCTTACTTAACAGCAGGGATGTCCCGATCCCAAGTATCGGATCGGAGCCGACATGAGATCAATTTAGCTGATCAGGGATCGGCATTCACCCTGATTATCCTACTCCGATCATTTACATCAGATGGTAGTGATTGCCACCTTTAACCACGCACGCCCTGCGCCACAGATGCACCGCCAGACCGCCTGGACAACGGCACTTCCACACCAAGAAGGCAacgagtaaaaaaaaagtcatcc harbors:
- the LOC114559523 gene encoding fibroblast growth factor 6, with translation MAVAQRLLVSMSCEAGTPHWTLTAALLLGFLLGIVSAYPLPSVRTNATLLEKRWETLFSRSVLGISGEKPELNWESDYLLGIKRVRRLYCNVGIGFHLQVLPDGRINGAHNENQYSLIEISTVDRGVVSLYGVKSELFVAMNSRGRLYGTTVFHDECKFKESMLPNNYNAYESLVYRRFYIALSKHGRVKRGNKATTAMTVTHFLPRI